A genome region from Alistipes dispar includes the following:
- a CDS encoding outer membrane beta-barrel protein, producing MKKLITLIVMLVFVAGELSAARLCPSKGRVMDERGGAVEYATVVLLRDSAQVTGTATDAEGRFTLKAPAGDYTLRIQYLGYDPLTRQVHVAAESDLGDFVLRSSATQIEGVVVKARIVRREADRFVVDVANAPAAAGRDGAELLERAPGVWMDGEKISINGKGGTKVFVNDRELRMEPAQLMAYLRSLRAEEIQRIEIVPTAGADHDADAAGGIVLITLRKRREDGLQGSLSLRTEQSGLIHRYGPGGNVSIHSGRLDLNVSAWGQLGSSEMDSQEETSYTAGRKRLSAASSMNDDDYNGGATLGAVYEFDGRNSLGAEFSYLHLNTQTTTGTSTDMTSGSVTNTASRYAGGNAANGYEGTFNYVRKIDTLGSTFKVLGDYAHRNTSLRNDNRSRIAPPAPAPAVDSLYRDRTRSSYDVAALTLALDKRFSKRWRLRTGIKYTRNEMRNDARYEYLRGEAWTRNEAQSFEINYTEHIAAAYGVVTASLGRWSAVAGLRGEYTHTYGRGDVGQDYFSLFPNANLSCRLSEDGAYSLVAQYARTIERPRFWTLTPQRMQISDYTYQTGNPLLDPAYKQDVSLTLVLAHKYTLTGGVILQRDEINQTTAADADNPDMLGILWVNYDDTKTWYAAANLPIQPTEWLQINMGANYMRRGQRVEQHAPETFQHILLANVSATIELPANFYVDLSYRYQSRMTFGNATVEPMQFLNAEVKKRFGRRFTLSFSARSLLDEGQEITAQGDGFVRRVITRQPWCARSYQIGITCNFKSGKAFRKKSVEAGASEDKGRM from the coding sequence ATGAAAAAACTGATTACCCTGATCGTCATGCTGGTTTTCGTCGCCGGAGAGCTCTCCGCGGCACGTCTATGCCCCTCGAAAGGACGCGTGATGGACGAACGGGGCGGAGCCGTGGAATACGCCACGGTCGTCCTGCTCCGGGATTCGGCGCAGGTGACGGGAACAGCCACCGACGCCGAGGGGCGCTTCACGCTGAAAGCCCCTGCGGGAGACTACACGCTCCGGATTCAATACCTGGGCTACGACCCGCTGACGCGGCAGGTGCATGTGGCGGCGGAGAGCGACCTGGGGGACTTCGTACTGCGCAGCTCGGCCACGCAGATCGAAGGGGTCGTGGTGAAGGCCCGGATCGTCCGGCGCGAGGCCGACCGCTTCGTGGTGGACGTGGCCAATGCGCCGGCGGCGGCAGGGCGCGACGGCGCGGAGCTGCTCGAACGCGCTCCCGGCGTATGGATGGACGGCGAGAAAATCTCGATCAACGGCAAGGGCGGCACGAAGGTGTTCGTGAACGACCGCGAGCTGCGCATGGAACCCGCGCAGCTCATGGCCTACCTCCGATCGCTGCGCGCCGAGGAAATCCAGCGGATCGAGATCGTCCCCACGGCCGGCGCGGACCACGACGCCGACGCGGCGGGCGGCATCGTCCTCATCACGCTCCGCAAACGGCGCGAGGACGGCTTGCAGGGCTCGCTCTCGCTGCGCACGGAACAGAGCGGACTGATACATCGCTACGGCCCCGGGGGCAACGTCTCGATCCACAGCGGACGGCTCGACCTCAACGTCTCGGCCTGGGGACAGCTCGGCTCATCGGAAATGGACAGCCAGGAGGAGACCTCCTACACCGCAGGGCGGAAACGGCTGAGCGCCGCATCGTCGATGAACGACGACGACTACAACGGCGGCGCGACACTGGGGGCCGTTTACGAGTTCGACGGAAGGAACAGCCTCGGAGCCGAATTCTCGTACCTGCACCTCAACACGCAGACGACGACCGGAACCTCGACGGACATGACGTCCGGAAGCGTGACGAACACCGCGAGCCGCTATGCGGGCGGGAACGCCGCAAACGGCTACGAGGGGACGTTCAACTACGTCCGGAAGATCGACACGCTGGGTTCGACCTTCAAGGTGCTGGGCGACTACGCACACCGCAACACGTCGCTCCGCAACGATAACCGCAGCCGTATCGCCCCGCCCGCGCCCGCTCCGGCCGTCGATTCGCTCTACCGCGACCGCACGCGCAGCAGCTACGACGTGGCGGCGCTGACGCTCGCACTCGACAAGCGTTTCTCGAAGCGCTGGAGACTCAGGACCGGGATCAAATACACGCGTAACGAAATGCGCAACGACGCCCGTTACGAATACCTCCGCGGAGAGGCATGGACGCGCAACGAGGCGCAGAGCTTCGAAATCAACTACACGGAACATATCGCAGCGGCGTACGGCGTCGTGACGGCTTCACTGGGCCGCTGGAGCGCGGTGGCCGGCCTGCGCGGAGAATATACCCACACCTACGGACGCGGCGACGTCGGGCAAGATTACTTCTCGCTCTTCCCGAACGCGAACCTCTCCTGCCGTCTCTCGGAGGACGGCGCCTATTCGCTCGTCGCCCAATACGCCCGCACGATCGAACGGCCGCGGTTCTGGACGCTCACACCCCAGCGGATGCAGATTTCGGACTACACCTACCAGACCGGAAACCCGCTGCTCGACCCCGCCTACAAGCAGGACGTGAGCCTGACGCTGGTGCTGGCGCACAAATACACGCTCACGGGCGGCGTCATCCTCCAGCGGGACGAAATCAACCAGACCACCGCGGCCGATGCGGACAATCCGGACATGCTCGGCATCCTCTGGGTCAATTACGACGACACGAAGACGTGGTATGCGGCGGCAAACCTGCCCATACAACCGACCGAATGGTTACAGATCAACATGGGAGCCAACTATATGCGGCGCGGCCAGCGTGTCGAACAGCATGCCCCCGAGACCTTCCAGCATATCCTGCTGGCCAATGTCTCGGCGACGATCGAACTGCCGGCGAACTTCTATGTGGACCTCTCCTACCGCTACCAAAGCCGCATGACATTCGGCAATGCGACAGTCGAGCCGATGCAGTTCCTCAACGCAGAGGTAAAGAAGCGTTTCGGCAGGCGGTTCACGCTCTCGTTCTCGGCGCGCAGCCTGCTCGACGAGGGGCAGGAGATCACGGCGCAGGGCGACGGATTCGTGCGCCGGGTCATCACGCGGCAGCCGTGGTGCGCCCGCAGCTATCAGATCGGAATCACCTGCAACTTCAAGTCAGGCAAGGCCTTCCGAAAAAAATCCGTGGAGGCGGGA
- a CDS encoding lysophospholipid acyltransferase family protein, translated as MLSALYYLFLVLLCTFFMLLSAVALVVCWPFDRARRVVHFLSRVLVRIFFAVPPFWRQRVEGLGRIDRRRPYVIVVNHNTVIDIPALYYLPLNFRWVSKREVYKVPFFGQFLFLHGDICIDRGRAAEAMEQLLREGRMWIARGASVAVFPEGTRSKDGEIHRFKAGAFTLAKETGADILPVVLDGTKSLIGPKGLFDWRNRITIRVLPPVPAGEVASADTHELMRRVHDDMCAALADIRNNR; from the coding sequence ATGCTGAGTGCCCTCTATTACCTGTTTTTGGTGCTGTTGTGCACCTTTTTCATGTTGCTTTCGGCCGTCGCGCTGGTGGTCTGTTGGCCGTTCGACCGCGCGCGCCGTGTCGTGCATTTCCTCTCGCGCGTGCTGGTGCGGATTTTCTTCGCCGTGCCTCCCTTCTGGCGGCAGCGGGTCGAGGGGCTCGGGCGGATCGACCGCCGCCGGCCCTACGTCATCGTCGTGAACCACAATACGGTGATCGACATTCCGGCGCTTTACTACCTGCCGCTCAATTTCCGCTGGGTCTCCAAGCGCGAGGTCTATAAGGTCCCCTTCTTCGGGCAGTTCCTCTTCCTGCACGGCGACATCTGCATCGACCGCGGCCGTGCCGCGGAGGCGATGGAGCAGTTGCTCCGCGAGGGCCGCATGTGGATCGCCCGCGGAGCCTCCGTGGCCGTCTTCCCCGAGGGCACGCGTTCGAAGGACGGCGAGATTCACCGCTTCAAGGCCGGGGCCTTCACGCTGGCGAAGGAGACCGGTGCGGACATCCTTCCCGTGGTGCTCGACGGCACGAAGAGCCTGATCGGTCCGAAGGGCCTCTTCGACTGGCGCAACCGCATCACGATCCGCGTGCTGCCGCCCGTGCCGGCCGGCGAGGTGGCCTCGGCGGATACGCACGAGCTGATGCGGCGCGTGCACGACGACATGTGTGCCGCGCTGGCCGACATCCGCAACAACCGTTAG
- a CDS encoding DNA topoisomerase IV subunit B has protein sequence MADLLNTNPNDTYGDDAIVTLSPREHIRLRPGMYIGKLGDGSQADDGIYVLIKEVVDNSVDEFIMGAGHRVEITVEQNVVTVRDYGRGIPLKSLAAAVSEMNTGGKYGGSAFKKTVGLNGVGVKAVNMLSSEFTARSVRDGEARTVTFAKGLEQSDRWESGVAEKNGTLISFRVDEEVFGQYAYNLEYVEQMVKNYTYLNLGLTFCLNGRNYVSKNGLLDLLGENLTEEPLYAPIHLSGDDIEVAITHGTGYGESYFSFVNGQYTSQGGTHQAAFREAIAKTVKEFFHKDYDPSDIRTSVIAAISVKVTDPVFESQTKIKLGSKEIEPGVSMRNFVMDFLGKHLDDYLHKHPETAQTLQKKIVENEKERKAISGIQKKARETAKKVSLNNRKLRDCKIHFTDRSELAEQSMIFITEGDSASGSITASRDVRTQAVFSLRGKPLNCYGLTKKVVYENEEFNLLQAALNIEEDMENLRYNKVIIATDADVDGMHIRLLLTSFFLQFFPDVIRTGHLYILQTPLFRVRNRKKTFYCYSDEERQRAIAECGAGVEITRFKGLGEISSVEFKEFIGENMRLDRVRLTKDDPIHDLLEFYMGKNTFERQGFIIDNLRIEEDLVEQDLKIS, from the coding sequence ATGGCAGATTTACTCAATACGAATCCCAACGACACCTACGGCGACGACGCCATCGTGACCCTCTCGCCGCGGGAGCATATCCGGCTGCGTCCGGGCATGTATATCGGCAAGCTGGGCGACGGCTCGCAGGCCGACGACGGCATCTACGTGCTCATCAAGGAGGTGGTCGATAACTCGGTGGACGAATTTATCATGGGAGCCGGCCACCGGGTCGAGATCACCGTCGAGCAGAACGTCGTGACGGTGCGCGATTACGGCCGCGGCATTCCTCTCAAGTCGCTCGCGGCGGCCGTCTCGGAGATGAACACCGGCGGCAAGTACGGCGGCTCGGCCTTCAAGAAGACCGTGGGCCTGAACGGCGTGGGCGTCAAGGCCGTCAATATGCTCTCGAGCGAGTTTACGGCCCGCTCGGTCCGCGACGGCGAGGCCCGCACGGTGACCTTCGCCAAGGGACTGGAGCAGAGCGACCGCTGGGAGTCGGGCGTCGCGGAGAAGAACGGCACGCTGATTTCGTTCCGTGTGGACGAGGAGGTTTTCGGGCAGTACGCCTACAACCTCGAATACGTCGAGCAGATGGTGAAGAACTACACCTACCTGAACCTCGGGCTGACGTTCTGTCTCAACGGGCGGAACTATGTCTCGAAGAACGGCCTGCTGGACCTGCTGGGCGAGAATCTGACCGAGGAGCCGCTCTATGCGCCGATCCACCTCTCGGGCGACGACATCGAGGTGGCGATCACCCACGGCACGGGCTACGGCGAGAGTTATTTCTCGTTCGTGAACGGGCAGTACACCTCGCAGGGCGGCACGCACCAGGCGGCCTTCCGCGAGGCCATCGCCAAGACCGTCAAGGAGTTCTTCCACAAGGACTACGACCCGTCGGACATCCGCACGTCGGTCATCGCCGCCATTTCGGTCAAGGTCACCGACCCGGTCTTCGAGTCGCAGACCAAGATCAAGCTCGGCTCGAAGGAGATCGAACCGGGCGTCTCGATGCGCAACTTCGTCATGGACTTCCTCGGCAAGCACCTCGACGACTACCTGCACAAGCATCCCGAAACGGCCCAGACGTTGCAGAAGAAGATCGTCGAGAACGAGAAGGAGCGCAAGGCCATCTCGGGCATTCAGAAGAAGGCCCGCGAGACGGCCAAGAAGGTGTCGCTCAACAACCGCAAGCTGCGCGACTGCAAGATTCACTTCACCGACCGCAGCGAGCTGGCCGAACAGTCGATGATCTTCATCACGGAGGGCGACTCGGCCTCGGGGTCGATCACCGCCTCGCGCGACGTGCGCACGCAGGCCGTCTTCTCGCTGCGCGGCAAGCCGCTCAACTGCTACGGGCTCACGAAGAAGGTGGTTTACGAGAACGAGGAGTTCAACCTCCTGCAGGCGGCGCTCAACATCGAGGAGGATATGGAGAACCTGCGTTACAACAAGGTCATCATCGCCACCGACGCCGACGTGGACGGCATGCACATCCGTCTGTTGCTTACCTCGTTTTTCCTGCAGTTCTTCCCCGACGTGATCCGCACGGGCCACCTCTACATCCTCCAGACGCCGCTGTTCCGCGTCCGCAACCGGAAGAAGACCTTCTACTGCTACTCCGACGAGGAACGTCAGCGGGCCATCGCCGAGTGCGGCGCCGGCGTGGAGATCACCCGTTTCAAAGGTCTGGGCGAGATCTCCTCCGTGGAGTTCAAGGAGTTCATCGGCGAGAACATGCGCCTCGACCGGGTGCGTCTGACGAAGGATGACCCGATCCACGACCTGCTGGAGTTCTACATGGGCAAGAACACCTTCGAGCGGCAGGGCTTCATCATCGACAACCTGCGCATCGAGGAGGACCTCGTCGAGCAGGATCTGAAAATCAGCTGA
- a CDS encoding DNA gyrase/topoisomerase IV subunit A, translated as MPAGTFAASGTPAAPGKGSELSGDSAAPASSGASGSAAAPAETGEENAAAPTRPGRFGRLTQDEGVRKLTGMYRNWFLDYASYVILERAVPHVEDGLKPVQRRILHAMKTVDDGRYNKVAGIVGETMKYHPHGDASIKDALVQLGQKDLLIDCQGNWGNILTGDEAAAGRYIEARLSKFALDVVFNRKTTEWMRSYDGRNDEPVTLPIKFPLLLAQGSDGIAVGLASKILPHNFVELINAAIAHLEGRDFQLYPDFPTGGMADVSRYNDGLRGGAVKVRAKISKIDKRTLAITEIPYTTTTESIKESIIKANDKGKIKIRKVDDNTADKVEIVIQVAPDESSDKTIDALYAFTDCEVSIAPNACVIWDEKPHFLGVKEILRRSAEHTKYLLGRELEIRLGELQEAWHAASLERIFIEHRLYQLIEGCKTREEAYAAVDKGLEPFKKQLRREVTTEDVQKLTELKFIRISRYDTEKADNEIRQIEEDIRSTQYHLAHLTEYAVAWYERIRDKYGKGRERRTELREFDSIEATKVAVTNARLYVDRAEGFFGIGKSMKDAEPVCDCSDIDDVIVFTKEGRYVITKVSDKAFFQKGIYYIGVFKRNDERTIYNVLYRDGKNGPLMMKRCAIKGVTRDKEYDITKGTPKSEILYMSVNPNGEAEVLKVYFKPRPRLKKVIVDLDFSTLAIKGRQSQGNLFSRYGIHKIVLKERGASTLGGLNVWFDEDVRRLNSDGRGKWLGEFKGDDKLIVWTSKNQYYITGYDLGQHFPDETVRVDRYDPDRIYSLCYYDRGQRYYYMKRFTAETSDRLQAFLDEDADFVCVTDCRGAQLEIAYKGAHATRPADLVDVDEFVGVKSHRAKGKRLTTYDVAALRFVEPELPPEPDGEEVPSDGDPDGAFGGGNPAAAADGGAVGSEDAGNAGNASGNGGHAGCDGHAGNGAVPGNPEGPAGNVPGAAGRDAVSRTGKPAAAKPVAATHGLPQSGTVAGGVEFEIERAKGDADEVIDPEQLNLF; from the coding sequence ATGCCCGCCGGAACATTCGCCGCTTCCGGAACACCCGCCGCTCCGGGGAAGGGTTCGGAGCTTTCCGGCGATTCCGCCGCACCGGCATCTTCCGGAGCTTCCGGCAGCGCCGCCGCCCCGGCGGAGACCGGAGAGGAGAATGCGGCGGCTCCGACCCGTCCGGGCCGGTTCGGCCGCCTGACGCAGGACGAAGGGGTGCGCAAACTGACGGGCATGTACCGCAACTGGTTCCTCGACTATGCCTCCTACGTGATTCTGGAGCGTGCCGTGCCGCACGTCGAGGACGGTCTGAAACCCGTGCAGCGGCGTATCCTCCACGCCATGAAGACCGTGGACGACGGCCGCTACAACAAGGTGGCGGGCATCGTCGGCGAAACGATGAAATACCACCCGCACGGCGACGCTTCGATCAAGGACGCGCTGGTGCAGCTCGGGCAGAAGGACCTGCTGATCGACTGCCAGGGCAACTGGGGCAATATCCTGACGGGCGACGAGGCCGCCGCAGGCCGGTACATCGAGGCGCGCCTGTCGAAATTCGCGCTCGACGTGGTTTTCAACCGGAAGACTACCGAGTGGATGCGCTCCTACGACGGCCGCAACGACGAGCCGGTGACCCTTCCGATCAAATTCCCGCTGCTGCTGGCCCAGGGATCGGACGGCATCGCCGTGGGACTGGCGTCGAAGATTTTGCCCCACAACTTCGTGGAGCTCATCAACGCCGCCATCGCCCACCTCGAAGGGCGCGATTTCCAGCTCTATCCCGACTTCCCGACGGGCGGCATGGCCGACGTGAGCCGTTACAACGACGGTCTGCGCGGCGGCGCGGTGAAGGTGCGCGCGAAGATTTCGAAGATCGACAAGCGCACGCTGGCCATCACCGAAATTCCCTATACCACCACCACCGAGTCGATCAAGGAGTCGATCATCAAGGCCAACGACAAGGGCAAGATCAAGATTCGCAAGGTGGACGACAACACGGCCGACAAGGTCGAGATCGTGATCCAGGTCGCCCCCGACGAGTCGTCGGACAAGACCATCGACGCCCTCTACGCCTTCACCGACTGCGAGGTGTCGATCGCTCCGAACGCCTGCGTCATCTGGGACGAGAAGCCGCATTTCCTGGGCGTGAAGGAGATTCTGCGCCGTTCGGCCGAACATACGAAATACCTGCTGGGCCGCGAGCTGGAGATCCGCCTCGGCGAGTTGCAGGAGGCGTGGCACGCCGCGTCGCTCGAGCGCATCTTCATCGAGCACAGGCTCTATCAGCTCATCGAGGGCTGCAAGACGCGCGAAGAGGCCTATGCGGCTGTCGATAAGGGGCTGGAGCCCTTCAAGAAACAGTTGCGGCGCGAAGTGACGACGGAGGACGTGCAGAAGCTCACCGAGCTGAAGTTCATCCGTATTTCGCGCTACGACACGGAGAAGGCCGACAACGAAATCCGCCAGATCGAGGAGGATATCCGCTCGACGCAGTACCATCTGGCGCACCTGACGGAGTACGCCGTCGCCTGGTACGAGCGCATCCGCGACAAGTACGGCAAGGGGCGCGAACGCCGCACCGAACTGCGCGAGTTCGACTCGATCGAGGCGACGAAGGTGGCCGTCACCAACGCCCGGCTCTACGTGGACCGCGCCGAGGGTTTCTTCGGCATCGGCAAGTCGATGAAGGACGCCGAACCGGTCTGCGACTGCTCGGACATCGACGACGTGATCGTCTTCACGAAGGAGGGGCGCTATGTCATTACGAAGGTTTCGGACAAAGCCTTTTTCCAGAAGGGCATCTACTACATCGGTGTCTTCAAGCGCAACGACGAGCGTACGATCTACAATGTCCTCTACCGCGACGGCAAGAACGGTCCGCTGATGATGAAGCGGTGCGCCATCAAGGGCGTCACGCGCGACAAGGAGTACGACATCACGAAAGGCACGCCCAAGAGCGAGATTCTCTATATGTCTGTCAATCCGAACGGTGAGGCCGAAGTGCTGAAGGTTTACTTCAAGCCGCGTCCGCGCCTGAAGAAGGTGATCGTGGACCTCGACTTCTCGACGCTCGCCATCAAGGGCCGTCAGAGCCAGGGCAACCTCTTTTCGCGGTACGGCATCCACAAGATCGTGCTCAAGGAGCGCGGCGCCTCGACGCTCGGCGGGCTGAACGTCTGGTTCGACGAGGACGTGCGGCGTCTCAATTCGGACGGCCGCGGCAAGTGGCTCGGCGAGTTCAAGGGGGACGACAAGCTGATCGTGTGGACCTCTAAGAATCAATACTATATTACGGGGTATGACCTCGGGCAGCACTTCCCCGACGAGACGGTGCGCGTGGACCGCTACGATCCCGACCGGATTTACAGCCTCTGCTACTACGACCGGGGACAGCGGTACTACTACATGAAGCGTTTCACGGCCGAGACGAGCGACCGCCTGCAAGCGTTCCTCGACGAGGACGCCGATTTCGTCTGCGTCACCGATTGCCGTGGCGCGCAGCTCGAGATTGCCTACAAGGGGGCGCATGCCACGCGTCCGGCCGATCTGGTGGATGTGGACGAGTTCGTGGGCGTGAAGAGCCACCGGGCCAAGGGCAAGCGCTTGACGACTTACGACGTGGCCGCGCTTCGCTTCGTCGAACCCGAACTGCCGCCCGAGCCGGACGGGGAGGAAGTCCCCTCGGACGGGGATCCGGACGGAGCCTTCGGCGGGGGAAATCCGGCGGCCGCCGCTGACGGCGGTGCGGTCGGGAGCGAGGATGCCGGCAATGCCGGGAACGCCTCCGGAAACGGCGGACATGCCGGGTGTGACGGACATGCGGGAAACGGCGCGGTTCCCGGGAATCCGGAAGGCCCTGCCGGGAATGTCCCCGGAGCGGCCGGCCGGGATGCCGTAAGCCGGACCGGGAAACCCGCCGCCGCGAAGCCGGTGGCGGCGACGCACGGACTGCCTCAGTCGGGTACGGTCGCAGGGGGCGTGGAGTTCGAGATCGAACGGGCGAAAGGCGATGCGGACGAGGTGATTGACCCCGAGCAGTTAAACCTTTTCTGA
- a CDS encoding shikimate kinase, which yields MEPLFLVGYMGCGKSTLGRKLARRLGVPFADTDALVERREGASVADVFRYEGEACFRRIEREVLEETVGAGEAAVVSTGGGLPVWGDNMAYMNRAGRTVYLRRTAEQIARRLSPYGRQKRPRLRGLGDGELVDFMTRDMASREPFYAQAALTVECGACTDDEIVERILTFLRECEVR from the coding sequence ATGGAACCGTTGTTTCTGGTGGGATACATGGGTTGCGGCAAGAGTACGCTCGGCCGCAAGCTGGCCCGGCGGCTCGGCGTTCCCTTCGCCGATACGGATGCGCTCGTCGAGCGGCGCGAAGGCGCCTCCGTGGCCGACGTCTTCCGTTACGAGGGCGAGGCGTGTTTCCGCCGGATCGAGCGCGAGGTGCTGGAGGAGACGGTCGGGGCGGGCGAAGCCGCCGTCGTCTCCACGGGCGGCGGCCTGCCCGTCTGGGGCGACAACATGGCGTATATGAACCGCGCGGGGCGGACGGTCTATCTGCGCCGGACGGCGGAGCAAATCGCCCGGCGGCTCAGCCCCTACGGACGGCAGAAGCGGCCCCGCCTGCGGGGACTCGGCGACGGGGAACTGGTGGACTTCATGACGCGCGACATGGCCTCCCGCGAACCTTTCTATGCGCAGGCTGCGCTGACCGTCGAGTGCGGCGCCTGCACGGACGACGAAATCGTGGAACGGATTCTGACTTTCCTGCGTGAATGCGAAGTACGATAA
- the murI gene encoding glutamate racemase translates to MNAKYDNAPVGVYDSGLGGLTVWREIRRALPAESLVYLGDGANCPYGSRPREEVRRLADAAVGRLAEAGCKLVVVACNTATAAAIDSLRSGYAPLPIVGMEPAVKPACLATRSGVVGVLATERSLDGELFRRTAAKYGGGIEVLTVPGRGFVELVEADREDTPEAEACVRAVVEPMLERGADQIVLGCTHYPFLRPVLDRIVAGRDVRIVDPSPAVARRVAELLDRGGLRAAPDHLPRYEFITFADEAYRLRLVRKALG, encoded by the coding sequence GTGAATGCGAAGTACGATAACGCCCCCGTCGGGGTGTACGATTCCGGGCTGGGCGGGCTGACCGTCTGGCGCGAGATCCGCCGTGCGCTGCCCGCCGAGTCGCTCGTCTATCTGGGCGACGGCGCGAACTGTCCCTACGGGTCGCGGCCGCGCGAGGAGGTGCGGCGGCTGGCCGATGCGGCCGTCGGACGGCTCGCGGAGGCGGGGTGCAAGCTGGTCGTCGTGGCCTGCAACACGGCTACGGCCGCCGCGATCGACAGCCTGCGCTCCGGATATGCCCCGCTGCCGATCGTGGGGATGGAGCCGGCCGTGAAACCCGCCTGTCTGGCCACCCGCAGCGGGGTGGTGGGGGTGCTGGCCACCGAGCGGAGCCTCGACGGCGAGCTGTTCCGCCGCACCGCCGCGAAATACGGCGGCGGCATCGAGGTGCTGACCGTTCCGGGACGGGGCTTCGTGGAGCTGGTGGAGGCCGACCGGGAGGATACGCCCGAGGCCGAAGCCTGCGTGCGTGCCGTCGTGGAGCCGATGCTGGAGCGGGGCGCCGATCAGATCGTGCTCGGCTGCACGCACTATCCCTTTCTGCGGCCCGTGCTCGACCGCATCGTGGCGGGACGCGACGTGCGGATCGTCGATCCGTCGCCCGCCGTCGCGCGTCGGGTGGCGGAGCTGCTCGACCGCGGCGGACTGCGCGCCGCGCCGGACCACCTTCCCCGCTACGAATTCATCACCTTCGCCGACGAAGCCTATCGTCTGCGGCTCGTGCGGAAAGCCCTCGGCTGA